In Escherichia ruysiae, a genomic segment contains:
- a CDS encoding flagella synthesis protein FlgN, whose translation MSIRLQQVKALLQGIRDDDALYDSLRELLQRQRICMIRRASEELLAVNDEITHHYDQLNSHSQQRHSLLKFLGVSVNREGLEQIFNWLPAVQKEAAQRLWQRLEQKAERCKAYNDKNGELLIRQYEFIQSFLGSEADFIYQE comes from the coding sequence GTGAGTATTCGGTTGCAACAGGTAAAGGCGCTGCTACAGGGCATTCGCGACGATGACGCGCTGTATGATTCCCTGCGCGAACTGCTTCAGCGACAGCGGATCTGCATGATTCGCCGCGCGAGTGAGGAATTACTGGCGGTGAATGATGAGATAACGCATCACTACGATCAGTTAAACAGCCACAGCCAACAACGCCACAGCCTGCTGAAATTTCTCGGCGTCAGTGTCAATCGGGAAGGTTTAGAGCAGATTTTTAACTGGTTACCCGCCGTACAAAAAGAGGCGGCACAACGCTTGTGGCAACGACTTGAACAAAAAGCCGAACGCTGTAAGGCGTATAACGATAAAAACGGTGAATTGTTGATTCGTCAGTATGAATTTATTCAGTCTTTTTTAGGCAGCGAAGCGGATTTTATTTATCAGGAATAA
- the flgA gene encoding flagellar basal body P-ring formation chaperone FlgA, producing the protein MSFQFCGRKMFFLLALALPGYAAIHPVQHSAREQVNAQMLSAASQQIESLAQQRQWHDYRYTFNVYIPSQIATAAPCATTPAVTLTSPTDIALNRMNFTISCPQSWQMNVAVRPDVRVPVVMAKSVIARDTPLTANDVELKPYNVSAQRRDVLMALDDAIGLSSKHALQPGKPITKEELVSPVLVGRDQPVMIVYQSVGITASMPGVALKNGRKGEMVKVRNASSQRVISAMVAESGVVTTVTAE; encoded by the coding sequence ATGAGTTTTCAATTTTGCGGGCGGAAGATGTTCTTCCTCCTGGCGCTGGCCTTACCGGGCTACGCCGCCATCCATCCCGTGCAACACAGCGCGCGGGAACAAGTCAACGCTCAGATGCTGAGCGCCGCCAGCCAGCAGATTGAATCACTGGCACAGCAGCGGCAGTGGCATGACTATCGCTACACCTTTAACGTCTACATTCCCTCACAGATTGCGACTGCCGCGCCCTGTGCGACTACACCCGCCGTCACGCTGACTTCGCCAACTGACATAGCCCTCAACCGGATGAACTTCACCATCAGTTGCCCGCAAAGCTGGCAGATGAACGTGGCAGTGCGCCCGGATGTGCGGGTGCCAGTGGTGATGGCAAAGTCAGTGATTGCCCGCGATACGCCGCTTACGGCGAATGATGTGGAACTGAAGCCTTACAACGTCAGTGCCCAACGGCGAGATGTGTTGATGGCTCTTGATGACGCGATTGGTTTGAGCAGTAAACACGCCCTGCAACCAGGTAAACCCATCACCAAAGAGGAACTGGTTTCTCCGGTGCTGGTCGGGCGCGATCAACCGGTGATGATTGTTTACCAGAGCGTGGGGATCACCGCGTCGATGCCCGGCGTGGCGCTGAAAAATGGTCGCAAAGGGGAGATGGTGAAAGTACGTAACGCCAGCAGCCAGCGGGTCATCAGCGCGATGGTGGCGGAAAGCGGCGTGGTGACGACAGTGACCGCAGAGTAA
- a CDS encoding lysine-N-methylase, with protein sequence MSFIECYEPEFVRKFIAQHPGSPLYVRKVWKNEIRLSLMLTEPESCEAVLNNASAFELQLTYRSMEESAGELSARDVILNQVILSTLTLADLTPELSLYAVGILLSRASKMPGKNGDTLARLTTLPQALADHARKGTLQAQFAQLPPVPQLARQLVTLLGSFAFDWSILPESPRKASLPLQVSLLTLHDANSEALLHQQLQAQWQTTWQQHFTTSPWILRNYLIYRVYHDAIGQADGADYFPLVCDFYLLLTLISLWTLDDSPLRQEDIFALFAMFERWRVSENAAAIRQQIQSLCAAEPLLSAFSLLT encoded by the coding sequence ATGAGTTTTATTGAATGTTACGAACCTGAATTTGTGCGCAAATTTATTGCACAACATCCTGGTTCGCCTTTGTATGTCCGCAAGGTATGGAAAAATGAAATTCGCCTGAGTCTGATGCTTACAGAGCCAGAAAGCTGCGAAGCGGTGCTCAACAACGCCAGTGCGTTTGAATTACAGCTCACCTATCGGTCTATGGAAGAGAGTGCCGGTGAGCTTTCCGCACGCGATGTGATATTAAACCAGGTCATTTTGAGCACCCTTACGCTCGCCGATTTAACCCCGGAATTGTCACTGTATGCCGTCGGTATCCTGCTCTCCCGCGCCAGTAAAATGCCGGGCAAGAATGGCGATACTCTGGCCCGTTTGACGACGCTGCCGCAGGCGCTGGCCGACCATGCGCGAAAAGGTACGCTACAGGCACAGTTCGCCCAGTTGCCACCTGTGCCACAGCTGGCACGCCAGCTGGTGACGCTGCTCGGAAGTTTTGCGTTTGACTGGTCGATTCTGCCGGAAAGCCCGCGCAAAGCCTCGCTGCCGTTGCAGGTTTCTTTACTGACATTGCATGACGCCAACAGCGAAGCCCTGTTACATCAGCAGCTTCAGGCGCAGTGGCAAACTACCTGGCAGCAGCATTTCACCACTTCACCCTGGATTTTGCGTAATTACCTGATCTACCGCGTTTACCACGATGCGATCGGGCAGGCAGACGGGGCGGATTATTTCCCGCTGGTGTGCGATTTTTATCTCCTCCTCACGTTAATCAGTTTGTGGACGCTGGATGATTCTCCACTGCGACAAGAGGATATTTTCGCCCTTTTCGCCATGTTTGAACGCTGGCGAGTGAGTGAAAATGCTGCGGCGATTCGCCAGCAAATTCAGTCATTATGTGCCGCAGAGCCACTGCTGTCAGCTTTTTCGCTGCTGACGTGA
- the flgM gene encoding flagellar biosynthesis anti-sigma factor FlgM, whose amino-acid sequence MKITPTMPGNRPIATAAGTRQTSKSTAATTTTLSADDITQAGLQSAQQTLNDQQESDIDSDKVAQMQAMLASGSLQVDTEQLASDMLSFFQN is encoded by the coding sequence ATGAAAATCACCCCGACTATGCCTGGCAATCGCCCAATTGCTACCGCTGCTGGCACCCGCCAGACCAGCAAAAGCACGGCGGCCACCACTACCACGCTGAGCGCCGACGACATTACCCAGGCAGGATTGCAGTCTGCCCAGCAAACGCTGAACGACCAGCAAGAGAGCGATATCGACAGCGACAAAGTGGCGCAAATGCAGGCGATGCTGGCCTCTGGCAGTCTGCAAGTGGACACCGAACAATTAGCCAGCGACATGCTGAGTTTTTTCCAGAACTAA